The DNA window TGTGATCGTCGAACAAAAAACCGGTGGCACAAAACCATGGCGGTGCCAATAGTAGTTTGTGGCCTACAAGAATCGAAGGAGTAAGTTAATAACATTGAAATTCTGATAAGCAAGcgtccaaacaaaaaataataactcgAAACACATTCCAGGTGGAGCACTTACAACTCCAGCCGCAGCCCAAGATTCTGAAGGAAGGCACAATAAGAATACCGCAGATGTGTTTCACGTAGTGCATCAATTCCATCTTTTCTTGATGGGGAGTATCTCTCAATCTCATCCTTTGACAAAAATACTGGTTCATCTTCTTCCAGTTTTGAGCGGTCACGTTTGCAACTCATAGATGTAGATGTAGAGACCTCAGCATTGGATCTTGTAATCAGAGGGGCTGAATTGTTGTAAGTTGATTGATCAGCGCATTCATATGCATTGTACTGAGGGTAGTGTCTCCCACCACATTCTCCCCAAGTATCCACACTAAATTTTCTCCTTTTAAAAGCTGGTCCAACAGTAGGAGGGTTAGCATAACCATTGACATGGTCCCTGAATTTCCCCGAGGAGAAATCACGGAAATTGCTATGATTCCAGATGTAGTTGTAGTTGCTGCTCCTATTCACATTCACGTTCCTGTTTCTATGGTTGAAATTGTTTCCATTGAAAGAGGTCCACCGATCATCATGGCATGTTCCTCCTTGTGAACGATAATTCCGTGCAAAAGACATTTTTCCTGACAAattagccataaaaaaaaacacaatatgaatAAGATTGAACCGCAAAAATAATAAACTCGTCCAGAAAATCTGAAACTTCACGTAGTAAGTCAAGTCACTTGTAGTGTAGttgtttttctcaaaattttgtGCTTATATGCATTTGAACTTTCCTTAAAAAGATCGGTTTGACATGAGCCGGAACATGAAAATACTAGTTTcttcaacaacaaaaatccagATAAAAGCTTAAGcatttcttcaaaatcaaagGCCTGTACTAAGCTAAGTTTCTTGGTGGAAaccaattatttttctaaaacagccttttaatgaacaaaaaaaacgaagaaagatATGTAATACACTGATCTAAGTAATCCGAATTAAAGTTCTACAGAATACTAAAGATAACAGAAAGACttacaaaaacacacaaaaaaaatcattcatataTGTCAATCGCACGTCAAAAACATCAATTGAACGGTAACAAGAGGGATAAGATCACGAATAATTACAGTGATTAGTGGAGATATAGATCTGAAAATTCCGTGATTAAGATTAAGAAACCACGCGAagtattttggtttttatcGGGCGAGGAGGCTCAGATTATTAGATTAAAGAGAGGGTTCGAATTAAAGAAGAGAAAGCGTCAACGAAGGTGGTCAAAAAAAAACACCGAGAGATGGAGAGCTGAAAAGGATGAGAGAAGATATAAATATACAACTTAATGGTTGAGTTAGGTCAGGCGGTTGCTTGCTTtgcttttttgtcttttgtgtttttagattttgttaaaaaaattagcaaggtaaatatatatataaaaaaaaaatagtggattaatatcatttcaaaaaaaatttaatgaaatattatgttgcaatttaaaaacatgaaaaaaaaaaaattgtttattttatttagttgattGGTTAAATCCAGTCATAGTAATTGATGaatcattttatataaagactataattttattaaaaaaattcattagatGTGATTTAagagttaaaattatttttattcaagttgtaaattaaaaaataaacttggataaaattttaaaaaattactattcacacaataattgtaatttttaaaagttcgTTATGGATCTGttataattaaatgaagatTTGCCCGAAAAAATTTCATGAATAgctttatatatgtatttatggACTAGTGAGATAGGTTTAGGTAAAGGATAAGGTTTAGTTACaccaaacaaaaataacaactcAACATGTTCATAACTTTTAATCCGATAATTGgatcatatttaaattttcacAAGAGTTttcaaatgttgttttccatgtaaTAGTTGTTATATCATTATGTGGATCATCAAATCATTAGATATCAAAAATCTAGTTGAGCTTTTAGTTTTGAcacttttgatattttattattatttctataatCAATCAACCGATTTCACTAATTATTACGAAGTGGTTGATTAattgagttaaaaataaaataattttttgcttttatttaaactcactagttttttttttgttttttttttttgcgataATTAACCaatttgttcttttgtttttcctgaATTAggctgttttcttcttcttcttttttttagtttggtagGGATGAGATTTTAGTTGGGTGGACGTTGGTCGGTAAAAAacctttcctcctttttttggcaagtttatttattttcctttttttcttaatatttatagtatttttggATTGAAATATTAGACCTTTGGGTTCAATAGtgcaatagtttttattttttaatgtattttaaaactatgattcacttgaaaaatcataaaattgatgtttttattgttttttatggttaaataaaaacatcttaataaacaaattatgtatttgaaataaaatactcTCAAAGCTCCGCACTACATTACCAAACTATTACAATCACATAAGAGTAGCTGTGTGTTTAATGATGCACTTCAAATTactttgtaaaaatatattttaatttaaaatatattaaaataatttttttgtacaaacataccaaaatcattaaaaaacactattttaatgctttttttttaatgaaaagttaGTTGAACCAtattatttatgcttttttatatatatttttcaagaatatttttagcttgaaaaaatatcaaattaatatttttttcaatgttaataatttaatgtgccgatgttaaaataaaataaaaattaaatatatttttaaatgaaaatttattttaaaatatattttgcaatataatctcaaaCATGTAATAAACCTCATATAACTCAAATT is part of the Populus alba chromosome 10, ASM523922v2, whole genome shotgun sequence genome and encodes:
- the LOC118046344 gene encoding cyclin-T1-4 isoform X1, with translation MSFARNYRSQGGTCHDDRWTSFNGNNFNHRNRNVNVNRSSNYNYIWNHSNFRDFSSGKFRDHVNGYANPPTVGPAFKRRKFSVDTWGECGGRHYPQYNAYECADQSTYNNSAPLITRSNAEVSTSTSMSCKRDRSKLEEDEPVFLSKDEIERYSPSRKDGIDALRETHLRYSYCAFLQNLGLRLELPQTTIGTAMVLCHRFFVRRSHACHDRFLIAVAALFLAAKSEETPCPLNNVVRASCEIFHKQDITFLSYLLPLDWFEQYRERVIEAEQMILTTLNFELNVQHPYGPLTSVLNKLGLSQTVLVNLALNLVSEGLRSSLWLQFKPHHIAAGAAYLAAKLLNFDLAFYQNIWQEFETTPAILQDVSQQLMELF
- the LOC118046344 gene encoding uncharacterized protein isoform X6, with amino-acid sequence MSFARNYRSQGGTCHDDRWTSFNGNNFNHRNRNVNVNRSSNYNYIWNHSNFRDFSSGKFRDHVNGYANPPTVGPAFKRRKFSVDTWGECGGRHYPQYNAYECADQSTYNNSAPLITRSNAEVSTSTSMSCKRDRSKLEEDEPVFLSKDEIERYSPSRKDGIDALRETHLRYSYCAFLQNLGLRLELPQTTIGTAMVLCHRFFVRRSHACHDRFLIAVAALFLAAKSEETPCPLNNVVRASCEIFHKQDITFLSYLLPLHPYGPLTSVLNKLGLSQTVLVNLALNLVSEGKQFDLDHLLVNILYLDFLTLVQLKTWFKI
- the LOC118046344 gene encoding cyclin-T1-5 isoform X2; this translates as MSFARNYRSQGGTCHDDRWTSFNGNNFNHRNRNVNVNRSSNYNYIWNHSNFRDFSSGKFRDHVNGYANPPTVGPAFKRRKFSVDTWGECGGRHYPQYNAYECADQSTYNNSAPLITRSNAEVSTSTSMSCKRDRSKLEEDEPVFLSKDEIERYSPSRKDGIDALRETHLRYSYCAFLQNLGLRLELPQTTIGTAMVLCHRFFVRRSHACHDRFLIAVAALFLAAKSEETPCPLNNVVRASCEIFHKQDITFLSYLLPLDWFEQYRERVIEAEQMILTTLNFELNVQHPYGPLTSVLNKLGLSQTVLVNLALNLVSEGKIEETTPFTVQCHKLFLFLKGDCRMRGQVSKAML
- the LOC118046344 gene encoding cyclin-T1-3 isoform X5, which produces MSFARNYRSQGGTCHDDRWTSFNGNNFNHRNRNVNVNRSSNYNYIWNHSNFRDFSSGKFRDHVNGYANPPTVGPAFKRRKFSVDTWGECGGRHYPQYNAYECADQSTYNNSAPLITRSNAEVSTSTSMSCKRDRSKLEEDEPVFLSKDEIERYSPSRKDGIDALRETHLRYSYCAFLQNLGLRLELPQTTIGTAMVLCHRFFVRRSHACHDRFLIAVAALFLAAKSEETPCPLNNVVRASCEIFHKQDITFLSYLLPLDWFEQYRERVIEAEQMILTTLNFELNVQHPYGPLTSVLNKLGLSQTVLVNLALNLVSEGVYTRLTCSPV
- the LOC118046344 gene encoding cyclin-T1-3 isoform X4, producing the protein MSFARNYRSQGGTCHDDRWTSFNGNNFNHRNRNVNVNRSSNYNYIWNHSNFRDFSSGKFRDHVNGYANPPTVGPAFKRRKFSVDTWGECGGRHYPQYNAYECADQSTYNNSAPLITRSNAEVSTSTSMSCKRDRSKLEEDEPVFLSKDEIERYSPSRKDGIDALRETHLRYSYCAFLQNLGLRLELPQTTIGTAMVLCHRFFVRRSHACHDRFLIAVAALFLAAKSEETPCPLNNVVRASCEIFHKQDITFLSYLLPLDWFEQYRERVIEAEQMILTTLNFELNVQHPYGPLTSVLNKLGLSQTVLVNLALNLVSEGKQFDLDHLLVNILYLDFLTLVQLKTWFKI
- the LOC118046344 gene encoding cyclin-T1-4 isoform X3 — encoded protein: MSFARNYRSQGGTCHDDRWTSFNGNNFNHRNRNVNVNRSSNYNYIWNHSNFRDFSSGKFRDHVNGYANPPTVGPAFKRRKFSVDTWGECGGRHYPQYNAYECADQSTYNNSAPLITRSNAEVSTSTSMSCKRDRSKLEEDEPVFLSKDEIERYSPSRKDGIDALRETHLRYSYCAFLQNLGLRLELPQTTIGTAMVLCHRFFVRRSHACHDRFLIAVAALFLAAKSEETPCPLNNVVRASCEIFHKQDITFLSYLLPLHPYGPLTSVLNKLGLSQTVLVNLALNLVSEGLRSSLWLQFKPHHIAAGAAYLAAKLLNFDLAFYQNIWQEFETTPAILQDVSQQLMELF